Below is a genomic region from Raphanus sativus cultivar WK10039 chromosome 4, ASM80110v3, whole genome shotgun sequence.
GAACAAGATAACGAAGAACTGTCTAGAATCTTACTCATTTCTTCTCTATATACATATGCACGTTTGTTTTGGAAATAAGCTCcgctaaagaagaagaaaagagaagaaaacaaatggCAGATGGAATATTCTGGCATCCATTTTGGAGATTTCGTGAATGGTCAGGAGGATCAACAGCTCTGATTGATTGGATGGAATCTGCAAATGCTCATATCTTCAAAGCCAACGTTCCAGGTAAAaagacaaattattattatttgaaaaatttccACTAAGGGTATGTATCAAATTCATGATAAGTAATGTGTAATTTGGATAACTTTTTCtagtaatttaaaaacaaatttgagTAATTTTACaatacttatttttaaaaatttattgacaatttttgtttttgtaagggaaaattgaatataataaaaatggttgaaaaataaactattaGATAGTTATGTCctaattaaatgattttatgCAATTACGGTTTTTTCAATCACGGTTTTATTGCTTGTagaatttataatttcattttagttttaggtcttaaaaagttaaaattcaTAGTTTATTAGGTTTTCCAGACTCAATTTAGTTTTCTCTTATTATTTACGTTTTTATTTACTTTGGAATATTTTCTTAATGTAAAAAGCATTCCATGGACTATTTTGTTATTAGGGTACAACAAAGAAGACATAAAAGTGCAAATTGAAGAAGGAAACGTTCTAAGCATTAAAGGAGAAGGActgaagaaggaagagaaagaaaagaaagaggatTTAGTGTGGCATGTAGCGGAGAGAGAAGCTTTTTCCGGTAAAGGCGAGTTTCTCCGAAGGATTGAATTGCCAGAAAATGTGAAAATCGACCAAGTAAAAGCTTACGTGGAGAACGGTCTCCTCACGGTGGTCGTTCCTAAAGATACGTCACCCAAATCCTCCAAAGTACGGAATATCAATATCACTAGCAGGCTCTGAAATTTAAACTGGTTTGAACCGGCTTTTGGTTCTCATTAGCCTAAAGTTTGAATAAAATGTAGACTGTAAAATAGTACTtcatgaatcaaacaaaattgCAAAATCAAATCCCGTTTTATTGGGTTTT
It encodes:
- the LOC108851915 gene encoding 15.7 kDa heat shock protein, peroxisomal gives rise to the protein MADGIFWHPFWRFREWSGGSTALIDWMESANAHIFKANVPGYNKEDIKVQIEEGNVLSIKGEGLKKEEKEKKEDLVWHVAEREAFSGKGEFLRRIELPENVKIDQVKAYVENGLLTVVVPKDTSPKSSKVRNINITSRL